A DNA window from Leptolyngbya sp. KIOST-1 contains the following coding sequences:
- a CDS encoding AAA-like domain-containing protein → MNSSDRRKRGVVLSSQGWQRLRAAEQQLSALQNGGNPYTLDQLCAITGLSANTLVKARRRQKPVDLTTLDTYFAAFSLGLTADDYLLPEDTQRLDPPQTVQRSPLNGPLPQDSPFYIHRPGIETGSTQEILAAGAMVRLKAPRQFGKTSLLNLMLGHAQDYGLRLVVVSLRAIDRRCLGDLDQTLRWFCAVVARSLDLPNQLDQRWDGVFGSIYSCTDYFETYLLPASEQPLLLVIDDLDELFTYDSVATDFLGMLRAWYEQGRYGTEQNLWPYLRLVLAYSTEAWMPLSIHQSPFNVGVSIELPPFTLDQVQELALRYGLALGDDDLQRLVDLVGGHPYLTQLSLFYLGQQQPLSAIAEQVTAYDGIYSGHLRRQLEILEAEPALRQAMAQVAASPEGIKLPPQLSFRLQGLGLVRFRQQLAIASCQLYRQYFASLLENQC, encoded by the coding sequence ATGAACTCAAGCGATCGCCGCAAGCGGGGCGTTGTGCTCAGCTCCCAGGGCTGGCAGCGACTGCGCGCCGCTGAGCAGCAGCTGTCGGCCCTACAAAACGGCGGCAACCCCTACACCCTCGATCAGCTGTGTGCCATTACTGGACTGAGCGCCAACACCCTGGTCAAGGCCCGACGACGGCAGAAGCCCGTGGACTTGACCACATTGGATACCTACTTCGCCGCCTTTAGCCTGGGGCTAACCGCCGATGACTACCTGCTGCCTGAAGATACTCAGCGACTCGACCCACCCCAAACCGTCCAGCGTAGCCCCCTCAACGGTCCCCTACCCCAGGATTCGCCCTTCTACATTCATCGTCCCGGCATCGAAACTGGCAGCACCCAGGAAATACTGGCAGCGGGGGCGATGGTGCGTCTCAAGGCCCCGCGTCAGTTTGGCAAAACCTCCCTACTCAACCTGATGCTGGGCCATGCCCAGGACTATGGCCTGCGGCTGGTGGTGGTCAGTCTGCGGGCCATCGACCGCCGCTGCCTGGGCGATCTCGACCAGACCCTGCGCTGGTTCTGTGCGGTGGTGGCCCGCAGCCTGGATCTCCCCAACCAGCTTGACCAGCGGTGGGACGGGGTGTTTGGCAGCATTTACAGCTGCACGGACTATTTTGAAACCTATCTCTTGCCGGCTTCAGAACAGCCCCTGCTGCTGGTGATCGATGACCTGGATGAGCTATTTACCTACGATAGTGTGGCCACCGACTTTCTGGGTATGCTGCGGGCCTGGTACGAGCAGGGCCGCTATGGCACCGAGCAAAACCTCTGGCCCTACCTGCGGCTGGTGTTGGCCTATTCGACCGAAGCCTGGATGCCCCTTAGCATTCACCAGTCCCCCTTTAATGTTGGGGTTTCAATTGAGCTCCCTCCCTTTACCCTCGACCAGGTGCAGGAACTGGCCCTGCGCTACGGCCTGGCCCTGGGCGACGACGACCTGCAGCGGCTGGTCGATCTGGTGGGGGGACACCCCTACCTGACCCAGCTCAGCCTGTTTTACCTGGGGCAGCAGCAGCCGTTGAGCGCCATTGCCGAGCAGGTCACAGCCTACGACGGCATCTACAGCGGCCATCTCCGCCGCCAGCTAGAAATCCTCGAAGCCGAACCCGCTCTCCGCCAGGCCATGGCTCAGGTAGCGGCCAGCCCAGAGGGGATCAAGCTCCCGCCTCAGCTATCCTTTCGACTCCAGGGGCTGGGTCTGGTACGCTTTAGGCAACAGCTGGCGATCGCCAGTTGCCAGCTGTACCGCCAGTATTTTGCCAGTCTGCTGGAGAATCAGTGCTAA
- a CDS encoding response regulator has product MANSLAINPPSPSPCSGLIPNLIDYRGFETKGAIRELLLIDNEPDICALVQDALGEFEGWRVTTYCDPRDLDFSTCGPWDAILLEISVTRLTGVALVPALQLHPCTGHIPIVLLTSQVRARDYAQFEQMGVAGVIPKPFDPVTLGRRIAQLLHWI; this is encoded by the coding sequence ATGGCCAACTCTCTTGCAATAAATCCACCGTCCCCATCCCCATGTTCTGGTCTGATTCCCAATTTGATCGATTATCGGGGCTTTGAGACGAAAGGCGCTATTCGGGAGCTACTGCTGATTGACAATGAACCCGATATTTGTGCGTTGGTTCAGGATGCTCTGGGGGAGTTTGAGGGCTGGCGGGTAACAACTTACTGCGATCCCAGAGATCTAGATTTCAGCACCTGTGGCCCCTGGGATGCAATTTTGCTAGAGATTTCGGTGACGCGGCTGACGGGAGTTGCGCTTGTTCCCGCCCTGCAATTGCACCCCTGTACCGGTCACATTCCCATTGTGTTGCTGACCTCCCAGGTGAGGGCGAGGGACTATGCTCAGTTTGAGCAAATGGGGGTAGCTGGGGTGATTCCTAAACCCTTTGACCCGGTTACGCTTGGCCGCCGGATTGCCCAACTGCTCCACTGGATATAG